The following proteins come from a genomic window of Corallococcus sp. NCRR:
- the ypfJ gene encoding KPN_02809 family neutral zinc metallopeptidase: MRWEGGRRSSNIEDRRGGGFGRPLAVGGGAASLVVALLVMLLGGDPSDVQIGTRTSPYSQPGTGGSGNVDPRQEELKDFASVVLADTEDTWPGLLEPQGVRYVQPRLVLFTDAVQSACGAQESAVGPFYCPGDQKVYLDLSFFDELESRFGAPGDFGRAYVIAHEVGHHVQNLLGVSRKVQSLRNRTSEEQANQLSVLTELQADCFAGIWAHHAQKERNILEQGDVEEGLGAASAVGDDTLQKRARGYVVPESFTHGSAAQRMTWFKRGLEQGTLEACDTFNARR, encoded by the coding sequence ATGAGGTGGGAAGGCGGACGTCGCAGCTCGAACATCGAGGATCGGCGGGGCGGTGGCTTCGGACGCCCGCTCGCGGTGGGCGGTGGCGCCGCGTCGCTGGTGGTCGCCCTGCTGGTGATGCTGTTGGGTGGTGACCCGTCCGACGTGCAGATCGGCACGCGCACCTCGCCGTATTCGCAGCCGGGCACGGGCGGCTCCGGGAACGTGGATCCCCGGCAGGAGGAGCTGAAGGACTTCGCCTCCGTCGTGCTCGCGGACACCGAGGACACCTGGCCCGGCCTGCTGGAGCCCCAGGGCGTGCGCTACGTGCAGCCGCGCCTGGTGCTCTTCACGGACGCGGTGCAGTCCGCGTGCGGCGCGCAGGAGAGCGCGGTGGGGCCCTTCTATTGTCCGGGCGACCAGAAGGTGTACCTGGACCTGAGCTTCTTCGACGAGCTGGAGAGCCGCTTCGGCGCGCCGGGTGACTTCGGCCGCGCGTACGTCATCGCGCATGAGGTGGGCCACCACGTGCAGAACCTGCTGGGCGTCTCCCGCAAGGTGCAGTCGCTGCGCAACCGCACGAGCGAGGAGCAGGCCAACCAGCTCTCCGTGCTGACGGAGCTCCAGGCGGACTGCTTCGCCGGCATCTGGGCCCACCACGCGCAGAAGGAGCGCAACATCCTGGAGCAGGGCGACGTGGAGGAGGGCCTGGGCGCCGCCAGCGCCGTGGGCGACGACACCCTCCAGAAGCGGGCCCGGGGCTACGTCGTCCCGGAGTCCTTCACCCATGGCTCCGCCGCGCAGCGCATGACCTGGTTCAAGCGCGGCCTGGAGCAGGGGACGCTGGAGGCGTGCGACACCTTCAACGCCCGGCGGTAG